One Edaphobacter flagellatus genomic region harbors:
- a CDS encoding COX15/CtaA family protein → MATTTALPVKRVPQALVRYAWLVVAYNILVILWGALVRATGSGAGCGNHWPLCNGQVVPLAPRIDTIIEFTHRCMTGGATFVVLGLLIWTFRATIKGQAARIAAVASTILLVNEAILGALLVKLGYVTGNQSTGRVVMLSIHLSNTLLLVAAITLTAVFLGTGQLTRNLHLKGTRATWTLLGLLATIIVGVSGSLAALGDTLFPASSLRAAVEQDLSSSSPWLLRLRGVHPLSAVIAAAFVLWLLSQARRAGASRLATIVLTLLGAQFALGLLDVILLAPTWMQILHLLGADLYWVALVTLAAQLLWPPQSPTSAT, encoded by the coding sequence ATGGCTACCACGACGGCATTGCCGGTAAAGCGAGTTCCTCAGGCGCTCGTACGCTACGCCTGGCTCGTCGTCGCCTACAACATCCTCGTCATCCTCTGGGGAGCCTTGGTTCGCGCCACGGGATCCGGAGCAGGCTGCGGAAATCACTGGCCTCTCTGCAACGGGCAAGTCGTCCCGCTTGCTCCACGCATCGACACCATCATCGAATTCACCCATCGCTGCATGACCGGCGGAGCAACCTTCGTCGTCCTCGGCCTTCTCATCTGGACCTTCCGCGCCACAATCAAAGGTCAGGCCGCACGCATCGCCGCCGTCGCCTCCACCATCCTCCTGGTCAACGAAGCCATCCTCGGTGCGCTGCTGGTCAAGCTCGGCTACGTCACCGGCAACCAGTCCACCGGCCGCGTCGTCATGCTCTCCATCCACCTGAGCAACACGCTGCTTCTGGTCGCCGCCATCACTCTCACCGCCGTCTTCCTCGGCACAGGCCAACTCACGCGCAACCTCCACCTCAAAGGCACGCGCGCCACGTGGACACTCCTCGGCCTCCTCGCCACCATCATCGTCGGCGTCAGCGGCTCGCTCGCCGCTCTCGGCGACACTCTCTTCCCCGCCTCCTCCCTGCGTGCCGCCGTCGAACAGGACCTCTCCTCCTCCTCACCCTGGCTGCTTCGCCTCCGCGGAGTCCACCCCCTCAGCGCCGTCATCGCCGCCGCCTTCGTCCTCTGGCTGCTCTCGCAGGCACGCCGTGCAGGAGCCAGCCGCCTCGCCACCATCGTCCTCACGCTCCTCGGAGCGCAGTTCGCCCTCGGCCTCCTCGACGTCATCCTGCTCGCTCCCACCTGGATGCAGATCCTGCACCTGCTCGGAGCCGACCTCTACTGGGTCGCCCTCGTCACCCTCGCCGCACAGCTCCTCTGGCCTCCGCAATCGCCAACATCCGCCACCTGA
- the proC gene encoding pyrroline-5-carboxylate reductase, producing MSEENYEIAAPAPAMPGVRVAILGTGKMGGILLQAFLKNNLLAQDQLFATVHHPERAQALSVQFGVEVTTDNLAAAQQADVILLGVKPVQVPALLEEIKPALNPSKMLLSIAASVKTRSIEEAAGCELAAVRAMPNTPATLAAGITALCAGRFVSAEQMAIAQKIFQTVGRTVVVDEKHMDAVTGLSGSGPAFIYIIIEALAEAGVNVGLPRDVATLLAAQTTLGSARMVLETGYHPALLKDAVTTPAGCTVDGILELEEGGLRVTLIKAVKRATQRAKELAAG from the coding sequence ATGAGCGAGGAAAATTACGAGATCGCGGCTCCGGCCCCGGCCATGCCGGGCGTGCGTGTAGCCATTCTGGGTACCGGTAAGATGGGCGGCATCCTGCTGCAGGCCTTCCTGAAGAACAACCTGCTCGCGCAGGACCAGCTCTTCGCCACCGTGCATCACCCCGAGCGCGCACAGGCCCTCTCCGTCCAGTTCGGCGTCGAGGTCACCACCGACAATCTGGCCGCCGCGCAACAGGCCGACGTCATCCTGCTTGGCGTCAAGCCCGTGCAGGTACCCGCGCTGCTCGAAGAGATCAAGCCCGCGCTCAACCCCTCCAAGATGCTGCTCTCCATCGCCGCCTCGGTCAAAACCCGCAGCATCGAAGAGGCCGCAGGCTGCGAGCTGGCCGCCGTTCGCGCCATGCCCAACACCCCCGCTACTCTCGCGGCAGGCATCACCGCGCTCTGCGCCGGCCGGTTCGTCTCCGCCGAGCAGATGGCCATCGCGCAAAAAATCTTTCAGACTGTCGGCCGCACCGTCGTCGTCGACGAAAAGCACATGGACGCCGTCACCGGTCTCTCCGGCTCCGGCCCTGCCTTCATCTACATCATCATCGAGGCACTCGCCGAAGCCGGCGTCAACGTCGGTCTCCCACGCGACGTCGCCACGCTGCTGGCCGCGCAGACCACGCTCGGCTCCGCCCGCATGGTGCTCGAGACCGGCTACCACCCGGCCCTGCTCAAAGACGCCGTCACCACCCCAGCAGGCTGCACCGTCGACGGCATCCTCGAGCTCGAAGAAGGCGGCCTCCGCGTCACCTTAATCAAGGCCGTTAAACGCGCAACCCAGCGTGCTAAAGAGCTGGCCGCAGGCTGA
- a CDS encoding ATP-binding cassette domain-containing protein — MSDSLLNIQIRHRIGAIALDIGFSLTKPWTVLFGPSGSGKTTVLRSIAGFVQPDEGRILYRGTPLFDASQKHSIPAHLRPVRSAGQTAKLFPHMTVLKNILYGSDRNAKSTDELDIANKILASFQVDGHSSRMPSDLSGGEAQRVSAARTLVSAITSADPAKPLLLLDEPFSGLDIATRDTITVRLKHWASQYEIPVLSVTHDLGEAFQLGEEIIKIGNGRIVQQGPPSEVLAEERARLLNQLR, encoded by the coding sequence TTGTCCGATAGCCTGCTCAACATTCAAATCAGGCACCGCATCGGCGCCATTGCGCTCGACATTGGGTTCTCCCTCACGAAGCCCTGGACCGTACTCTTCGGCCCATCCGGCAGCGGCAAGACAACCGTGCTGCGCTCCATCGCCGGATTTGTACAGCCCGATGAAGGCCGCATCCTCTACAGAGGCACTCCCCTCTTCGACGCATCCCAAAAACACTCCATCCCCGCACACCTGCGGCCCGTGCGAAGTGCCGGACAAACCGCAAAGCTGTTCCCGCACATGACCGTTCTCAAAAACATCCTCTACGGCAGCGACCGCAACGCAAAGTCCACCGACGAGCTCGACATCGCCAATAAAATCCTCGCCTCATTTCAGGTAGACGGCCACTCCAGCAGAATGCCCAGCGACCTCAGCGGAGGCGAAGCACAGCGCGTCTCCGCCGCACGCACGCTGGTCTCTGCCATTACCTCTGCCGATCCAGCCAAGCCATTACTGCTACTCGACGAGCCCTTCTCCGGACTCGATATCGCAACGCGCGACACCATCACCGTCAGGCTGAAGCATTGGGCCTCGCAATACGAGATCCCTGTTCTCTCCGTCACCCACGATCTCGGCGAAGCCTTTCAACTGGGCGAAGAAATCATCAAAATCGGCAATGGCCGAATCGTCCAACAAGGTCCGCCCTCCGAAGTCCTTGCCGAAGAACGCGCACGCCTGCTGAACCAGCTTCGTTAG
- a CDS encoding RNA polymerase sigma factor: MNPVPIDGLPVNEQDRLLHEAMQRDEPRLRSFIRRHVNNSGDVEDIVQDVFYELVEAYRMMKPIEHVTGWLFRVARNRIVDLFRGRRTGSLSDPVSVEEDGRALLLEDLLPSGDDGPEAVYARNVLMEALEEALEELPREQREVFLAHEVTGTSFKELAEQTGVSMNTLLSRKRYAVLHLRRRLEAVKDDFEM, encoded by the coding sequence ATGAACCCCGTGCCCATCGACGGCTTGCCGGTTAACGAGCAGGACAGGCTTTTGCATGAAGCGATGCAACGCGATGAGCCGCGGCTGCGCAGCTTTATTCGCAGGCATGTCAACAATTCGGGGGATGTGGAAGACATTGTGCAGGATGTCTTCTACGAGCTGGTAGAAGCGTACCGGATGATGAAGCCGATTGAGCATGTGACGGGCTGGCTGTTTCGAGTGGCGCGGAATCGGATTGTCGATCTGTTTCGGGGAAGGCGTACGGGATCGCTGAGCGATCCGGTGAGCGTGGAGGAGGATGGGCGTGCCCTGCTGCTCGAAGATTTGCTGCCTTCAGGCGATGACGGGCCAGAGGCGGTGTATGCGCGGAATGTGTTGATGGAAGCGCTGGAGGAGGCATTGGAGGAGCTTCCGCGGGAACAGCGCGAGGTGTTTCTGGCGCACGAGGTTACGGGGACAAGCTTCAAAGAGCTGGCGGAGCAGACGGGTGTGAGTATGAACACGTTGTTATCGCGCAAGCGGTATGCGGTTTTGCATCTTCGCCGGAGGCTGGAAGCGGTGAAGGACGATTTTGAGATGTAA
- a CDS encoding UDP-N-acetylmuramate dehydrogenase — protein sequence MPHSQVDIRQNVPLAPYTTFGIGGAARYFAEVHTEEELLEAVDFAREQELALFTLGGGSNLLVGDAGFDGLVLHIAIHDPTKITIDGDFAIHTVAAGVVWNDFVLSVCEEEISGIECLAGIPGSVGGTPVQNVGAYGQEVAETIVSVRALDLKRKAFADLSREDCGFAYRRSIFNSTERGRYIVTAVTFRFDMTMKPRLTYADLTKYFGDRQAAPLEVYHAVRAIRHGKGMLIVEGEADSRSAGSFFKNPVVEQEVLKRIASALKMDVDSVPHWPADAGRVKLPAAWLLEKAGFVKGFTMGHAGISSRHTLALINRGDAKAADIFALRDTIQAQVKAEFGIVLEQEPVQLGI from the coding sequence GTGCCCCATTCCCAGGTCGATATCCGGCAGAATGTTCCGCTCGCTCCTTATACGACGTTCGGGATCGGGGGCGCGGCGCGCTATTTTGCCGAGGTTCACACAGAAGAGGAACTGCTGGAGGCGGTGGACTTTGCCCGTGAGCAGGAACTGGCTCTCTTTACGCTGGGCGGAGGCAGCAACCTGCTGGTTGGCGATGCTGGTTTCGATGGTCTTGTGCTGCACATCGCCATCCATGACCCGACGAAGATTACGATCGATGGCGATTTTGCGATTCACACGGTTGCGGCTGGCGTGGTGTGGAACGATTTTGTGCTCTCCGTTTGCGAGGAAGAGATCAGCGGTATTGAGTGCCTTGCGGGCATACCGGGTTCTGTAGGCGGAACGCCGGTGCAGAACGTCGGCGCGTATGGGCAGGAGGTGGCGGAGACGATTGTCTCGGTACGCGCGCTTGATCTGAAGCGTAAGGCGTTTGCGGATCTGTCGCGCGAGGACTGCGGGTTTGCGTATCGGCGCAGCATCTTCAATTCGACGGAGCGAGGAAGATACATCGTCACCGCGGTGACTTTTCGTTTCGATATGACAATGAAGCCGCGGCTGACGTATGCGGACCTGACGAAATATTTCGGCGACAGGCAGGCTGCTCCGCTGGAGGTCTATCACGCGGTGCGTGCGATTCGTCATGGCAAGGGAATGCTGATTGTCGAAGGCGAGGCGGACTCTCGCAGCGCTGGATCGTTCTTCAAGAATCCGGTTGTGGAGCAAGAGGTACTTAAACGTATTGCCTCGGCGCTGAAGATGGATGTCGACTCGGTTCCTCACTGGCCAGCGGATGCAGGCAGGGTAAAGCTGCCTGCTGCGTGGTTGCTGGAGAAGGCAGGTTTTGTGAAGGGATTCACGATGGGCCATGCGGGGATTTCGTCGCGGCATACGCTTGCGCTGATCAATCGTGGGGATGCGAAGGCGGCGGATATCTTTGCGCTGCGGGATACGATTCAGGCGCAGGTGAAGGCCGAGTTTGGGATTGTGCTGGAGCAGGAGCCGGTTCAACTGGGTATCTAA
- a CDS encoding DUF885 domain-containing protein yields MKKLFSSLSFVAASCLAVSLLPAQQPAQQPASASVEARSKTLSALLNEIWEDRLKHSPEYASFLGDKRYNDQLSDYSIAEVNASLARGRAYLQRIGEIDVTGLSHQEVLSRDLMLHELTDDQEAAAFKEWEMPVNQFSGFHTELPRLVDSLSFETIKDYDDYIARLKKIPAVFSQNMTNMMLGMDEHRIPPAYLLEKVLTQTETLANQKPADSPFARPLKKFPASISAADQKRISDEMLDAISTSVLPSYQRFARFLKAQYIPAGRKDPGAWALPDGDAYYAFRVRQSTTENKSPAEIHQIGLDEVKRDEAEMLAIVKKLGFSDIKSFSASLKTNPKEHPASKEALLDAYRGYIAQMQPKLPSLFGTLPKAKFEVVPVPAYIEKDQAAAYYNPGSLDGKRPGRIYINTYNATDRLLTSVEAVAYHEGIPGHHLQISISQELTGLPEFRKQSYYTAYTEGWGLYSERLGKQIGFYQDPYSDYGRLEADIWRAIRLVVDTGVHSQHWTRQQMVDFFHDHSSIDETNIQAEVDRYIAWPGQALGYKMGQLKLLELRQKAETTLGPKFDIRAFHDVVLDSGALPMDVLERQVDAWIATQSAKK; encoded by the coding sequence GTGAAGAAGCTCTTTTCCTCCCTGTCGTTCGTCGCCGCCAGCTGCCTCGCGGTCTCCCTTCTCCCCGCCCAGCAGCCAGCCCAGCAGCCCGCTTCCGCCTCCGTCGAGGCCCGCAGCAAGACGCTCTCCGCCCTCTTGAACGAAATCTGGGAAGACCGCCTCAAGCACTCGCCCGAGTACGCCTCCTTCCTCGGCGACAAGCGCTACAACGACCAGCTCTCCGACTACTCCATCGCCGAGGTCAACGCCTCCCTCGCCCGCGGCCGCGCCTACCTCCAGCGCATCGGCGAGATCGACGTCACCGGCCTCTCCCATCAGGAAGTCCTCTCCCGCGACCTGATGCTGCACGAGCTGACCGACGACCAGGAGGCCGCTGCCTTCAAAGAATGGGAGATGCCCGTCAACCAGTTCAGCGGCTTCCACACCGAGCTACCTCGTCTCGTCGACAGCCTCTCCTTCGAAACCATCAAGGACTACGACGACTACATCGCCCGCCTCAAGAAGATCCCCGCCGTCTTCTCGCAGAACATGACCAACATGATGCTCGGCATGGACGAGCACCGCATCCCACCGGCTTACCTGCTCGAGAAAGTCCTCACCCAGACCGAAACACTCGCCAATCAGAAGCCCGCCGACAGCCCCTTCGCCCGCCCGCTGAAGAAGTTCCCCGCCTCCATCAGCGCCGCCGACCAGAAGCGCATCTCCGACGAGATGCTCGACGCCATCTCCACCAGCGTCCTTCCCTCCTACCAGCGCTTCGCCCGCTTCCTCAAAGCGCAGTACATCCCTGCCGGACGCAAGGACCCCGGCGCCTGGGCGCTCCCCGACGGCGACGCCTACTACGCCTTCCGCGTACGTCAGAGCACCACCGAAAACAAGTCGCCCGCCGAGATCCATCAGATCGGCCTCGACGAGGTGAAGCGCGACGAAGCCGAGATGCTCGCCATCGTCAAGAAGCTCGGCTTCAGCGACATCAAGAGCTTCAGCGCCTCCCTCAAGACCAATCCCAAAGAACACCCCGCCTCAAAAGAAGCTCTGCTCGACGCCTACCGGGGCTACATCGCACAGATGCAGCCCAAACTCCCCAGCCTCTTCGGCACCCTGCCCAAGGCGAAGTTTGAGGTCGTCCCCGTGCCTGCATACATTGAAAAAGATCAGGCAGCCGCCTACTACAACCCCGGCAGCCTCGACGGCAAGCGCCCAGGACGCATCTACATCAACACCTACAACGCCACCGACCGCCTGCTCACCTCCGTCGAAGCCGTCGCCTACCACGAAGGCATCCCCGGCCATCATCTTCAGATCTCCATCTCGCAGGAGCTCACCGGCCTGCCCGAGTTCCGCAAGCAGTCCTACTACACCGCCTACACCGAAGGCTGGGGACTCTACAGCGAACGGCTCGGCAAACAGATCGGCTTCTACCAGGACCCCTACAGCGACTATGGCCGTCTCGAGGCCGACATCTGGCGCGCCATCCGCCTCGTCGTCGATACCGGCGTTCACTCGCAACACTGGACGCGCCAGCAGATGGTCGACTTCTTTCACGACCACTCCTCCATCGACGAGACCAACATCCAGGCCGAAGTCGATCGCTACATCGCATGGCCCGGACAGGCGCTCGGCTACAAGATGGGTCAGTTGAAACTCCTCGAGCTGCGCCAGAAAGCCGAGACCACGCTCGGTCCGAAGTTCGACATCCGCGCCTTCCACGATGTTGTGCTCGACTCCGGCGCGCTCCCCATGGACGTGCTCGAACGCCAGGTCGATGCGTGGATCGCAACCCAGTCCGCGAAGAAGTAG
- a CDS encoding sigma 54-interacting transcriptional regulator: protein MSASASSLGNPSSAAAALDQHPALPSYSAEESPCFDLIGESAATERLRLQIERIGPHFRTVLIHGEIGTGKELVARKLHHRSTNAASPFILCHSTASWQAIQTQRPCTIFIDGVDEIPLQTQAHLLHLIGDRAYLRSHRRIIASARQSLKRLIAAGRFRSDLYHRLATIEIVIEPLRRRPDDIPPLALYLLRRFASLYGKDIASITAHAIARLQQHNWPGNVREMENLLRNAVLSCDGDTLEAHHLHPLLPLASPSSISSNDEPAAAPAKLQDVVEQHVLSVLKTCSGNKVRAAEMLGISRSTLYRMLDSTAPERIPLLR from the coding sequence ATGTCGGCCTCCGCCTCATCTCTCGGCAACCCATCGAGTGCTGCAGCTGCATTGGATCAGCATCCGGCACTGCCCAGCTATTCCGCCGAAGAATCTCCCTGCTTCGACCTGATCGGCGAAAGTGCAGCAACCGAACGCCTTCGCCTGCAGATCGAGCGCATTGGGCCACACTTCCGCACCGTCCTCATCCACGGCGAAATCGGAACCGGCAAAGAGCTGGTCGCGCGCAAACTCCACCATCGCAGCACGAATGCAGCATCTCCTTTCATCCTCTGCCATAGCACCGCCTCCTGGCAGGCAATACAAACCCAACGTCCGTGCACCATCTTTATCGACGGCGTCGACGAAATTCCCCTGCAAACCCAGGCGCATCTCCTCCATCTGATCGGCGACCGCGCATACCTGCGCTCGCACCGCAGAATCATTGCCTCCGCCAGGCAGAGCCTCAAACGCCTCATCGCCGCTGGCCGCTTTCGCTCCGACCTCTACCATCGCCTCGCCACCATCGAGATCGTCATCGAACCGCTGCGCCGGCGTCCCGACGACATCCCGCCGCTTGCCCTCTATCTGCTCCGCCGCTTCGCCTCGCTCTACGGCAAAGACATTGCTTCCATCACCGCCCACGCCATCGCACGCCTCCAGCAGCACAACTGGCCCGGCAACGTGCGCGAAATGGAAAACCTTCTGCGCAACGCCGTGCTCTCGTGCGATGGAGACACGCTCGAAGCGCATCACCTGCACCCGCTCCTCCCACTCGCATCGCCCTCTTCCATCTCCTCTAACGACGAACCCGCCGCAGCTCCGGCAAAGCTGCAGGACGTCGTCGAGCAGCACGTCCTCAGCGTCCTCAAGACCTGCTCCGGCAACAAGGTTCGCGCCGCCGAGATGCTCGGCATTAGCCGCTCCACCCTTTACCGCATGCTCGACAGCACCGCGCCCGAGCGAATCCCGCTTTTGAGATAA
- the ppk1 gene encoding polyphosphate kinase 1 has protein sequence MSADGKTAVTPAKRGTKKTASPSSADTATHQPVERFFNRDESWLKFNQRVLEEAEDPTNPLLERVKFLAITASNLDEFFEIRIAGTLQRIEDGDNLPQPIDEGGLTPEQRLGRLSKQLTDFVNAQYDCWNQLLLPAMLAEKIRVLRWDELSEAAREHALAFYSTEVDPLLTPVTIDPSHPFPRVLNKALCIALLLRRKSRLSAAAKAAPAALGVVTVPRSLPRLIPLPSEAGWNDFIMLHELIEAQVESMFRGYEILSRAAFRVTRNSNLYMQEEESRNVLESVRTELHNRRKGDAVRLEIESTATEEIVERLRQNFELDPWQVFKTHGPVNLSRLMNMYSEVKEPALKFPAFSGAELRLSKKSANIFDELRTRDILLHHPFDSYKAVEGFIEAGAEDPHVISMRQTLYRTSKDSPIFRALIEAAQTKEVAVVVELMARFDEDSNIRWARELEDAGVGVSHGIFGFKTHCKLALLVRRDSDGVVRRYAHLGTGNYNPVTARFYTDISLLTSNPDLTHGAQKVFNYLTAETESETYDPLLVAPLTLADSLIALIEREAAHARAGKPAAIIAKMNGLLDRRTVEALYAASQAGVQIDLIVRGMCSLRPGVKGMSENIRVRSVVGRFLEHSRIFCFADGGHEKIYCGSADWMPRNLIERCEVVFPITGPELKKRLRDEILAAYLKDNTKARLLQPDGEYIRAHRTGAPFIAQEYLMKIACGPTPKQEKS, from the coding sequence ATGAGCGCTGACGGAAAGACAGCAGTCACTCCCGCCAAACGAGGAACGAAGAAGACCGCCTCTCCTTCCTCTGCCGATACTGCCACCCACCAGCCTGTCGAGCGGTTTTTCAACCGCGACGAGTCCTGGCTCAAGTTCAACCAGCGTGTACTCGAAGAAGCCGAGGACCCCACCAACCCGCTCCTCGAGCGCGTCAAATTCCTCGCCATCACCGCCAGCAATCTCGATGAGTTCTTCGAGATCCGTATCGCCGGCACCCTGCAGCGCATCGAAGACGGCGACAACCTGCCTCAGCCCATCGATGAAGGCGGCCTCACCCCTGAGCAGCGTCTCGGACGTCTCAGCAAACAGCTCACCGACTTCGTCAACGCGCAATACGACTGCTGGAACCAGCTTCTCCTCCCCGCCATGCTCGCCGAAAAGATTCGCGTGCTCCGCTGGGACGAGCTCAGCGAAGCCGCCCGCGAACATGCGCTCGCCTTCTACTCCACCGAAGTCGATCCGCTGCTCACTCCCGTCACCATCGACCCCTCGCATCCCTTCCCCCGCGTGCTCAATAAGGCCCTTTGCATCGCGCTGCTGCTGCGCCGCAAATCTCGCCTGAGCGCCGCTGCGAAGGCCGCGCCCGCGGCCCTCGGTGTCGTCACAGTTCCGCGCTCTCTCCCGCGCCTCATCCCCCTGCCCAGCGAAGCCGGCTGGAACGACTTCATCATGCTCCACGAGCTCATCGAAGCGCAGGTGGAGTCCATGTTCCGCGGCTACGAAATTCTTTCCCGCGCCGCCTTCCGCGTCACCCGCAACTCCAACCTCTACATGCAGGAAGAAGAGTCGCGTAACGTCCTCGAGAGCGTACGCACCGAGCTGCACAACCGCCGCAAAGGCGACGCCGTTCGCCTCGAGATCGAAAGCACCGCCACCGAAGAGATCGTCGAACGTCTGCGCCAGAACTTCGAGCTCGACCCCTGGCAGGTCTTCAAGACCCACGGCCCCGTCAATCTCTCGCGCCTCATGAACATGTACTCCGAGGTCAAGGAGCCCGCCCTCAAGTTCCCGGCCTTCTCCGGTGCCGAGCTGCGCCTCAGCAAAAAATCCGCCAACATCTTCGACGAGCTGCGCACCCGCGACATCCTCCTCCATCACCCCTTCGACTCCTACAAGGCCGTCGAGGGCTTCATCGAGGCCGGTGCCGAAGATCCGCACGTCATCTCCATGCGGCAGACCCTCTACCGCACCAGCAAAGACTCGCCCATCTTCCGTGCCCTCATCGAAGCCGCACAGACCAAAGAAGTCGCCGTCGTCGTCGAGCTCATGGCCCGTTTCGACGAAGACTCCAACATCCGCTGGGCGCGTGAGCTCGAGGATGCAGGCGTCGGCGTCTCCCACGGCATCTTCGGCTTCAAGACCCACTGCAAGCTCGCTCTGCTCGTCCGCCGCGATTCCGACGGCGTCGTTCGCCGCTACGCGCATCTCGGCACCGGCAACTACAACCCCGTCACCGCGCGCTTCTACACCGACATCAGCCTGCTTACCTCCAACCCCGATCTCACCCACGGCGCGCAGAAGGTCTTCAACTATCTCACCGCCGAAACCGAGTCGGAGACCTACGATCCTCTCCTCGTCGCGCCGCTCACCCTCGCCGACAGCCTCATCGCCCTCATCGAGCGCGAAGCCGCACACGCCCGCGCCGGCAAGCCGGCAGCCATCATCGCCAAGATGAACGGTCTGCTCGACCGCCGCACCGTCGAGGCGCTCTACGCCGCCTCGCAGGCCGGAGTGCAGATCGACCTCATCGTGCGCGGCATGTGCTCCCTGCGTCCGGGCGTCAAAGGCATGAGCGAAAACATCCGCGTGCGCAGCGTCGTCGGACGCTTCCTCGAGCACAGCCGCATCTTCTGCTTCGCCGACGGTGGCCACGAGAAGATCTACTGCGGCAGTGCCGACTGGATGCCCCGCAACCTCATCGAGCGCTGCGAGGTCGTCTTCCCCATCACCGGCCCCGAGTTGAAGAAGCGCCTCCGCGACGAGATCCTGGCTGCCTACCTCAAAGACAACACCAAGGCCCGCCTCCTCCAGCCCGACGGAGAATACATCCGCGCCCATCGCACCGGTGCCCCCTTCATCGCACAGGAGTACCTGATGAAGATCGCCTGCGGCCCCACACCCAAGCAGGAAAAGAGCTAA
- a CDS encoding BrxA/BrxB family bacilliredoxin — protein sequence MYPEIMVIPMREELTRAGIGEARSAADVDTALAQPGTTMVVVNSICGCAAGKMRPGVRMAMQHAAKPDHSITVFAGQDREATERARSYFGGHPPTSPAIAILRDGQLVYLMQRSAIETSTAPAIAQELARAFDTYCTKTTA from the coding sequence ATGTATCCAGAGATTATGGTCATCCCCATGCGCGAAGAGCTCACCCGCGCTGGCATCGGCGAGGCTCGCAGCGCGGCAGACGTAGATACAGCTCTGGCGCAGCCCGGAACCACAATGGTTGTCGTGAACTCCATCTGCGGATGCGCCGCCGGCAAGATGCGTCCCGGCGTTCGTATGGCGATGCAGCACGCGGCCAAGCCCGATCACTCCATCACTGTCTTCGCCGGCCAGGACCGCGAAGCCACCGAGCGCGCACGCAGCTACTTCGGCGGACATCCGCCCACGTCTCCGGCCATCGCCATCCTGCGCGACGGCCAGCTCGTCTACCTGATGCAGCGCTCGGCGATCGAGACCTCGACCGCTCCGGCCATCGCTCAGGAACTTGCACGCGCCTTCGACACCTACTGCACCAAGACCACCGCGTAA